In a genomic window of Pseudorasbora parva isolate DD20220531a chromosome 24, ASM2467924v1, whole genome shotgun sequence:
- the LOC137064256 gene encoding uncharacterized protein, which yields MLGETGTGKTTLINTMINYMLGVKKEDKVWFEITDDQSDRTSAQSQTSNITVYGFYLQESPIHLTIIDTPGYGDTESAEVDKEIAESLLSLSESAEGIHEVDAVCLVIKASQTRLSDRQIYMFDAVQSLFGRDIAENIVLLITHSDGFQPKNVLTAVKEAKVKCAVDDKKKPVYFLFDNRQAEPADEDEEEERDQMLAQSWNLSFKGTAGLFKFLDNIKPKTLKMTQEVLQKRKQLEANINNLQERVEMTELKQNELKQTQEALEKNKEHVKNNKNFEYEVDVPYKEKIDIDYSLASVAMCCTVCEENCHYPGCWWASNLKWCSVMKDNHCRVCTNKCHYSKHVKEAKIYKIKTRKEKRTNEDLKKEYDGKIGDSESLVKKLEEELKELEKEKIKLVNESFHCVETLQMIALNPDSLITLLQIDVLIEKLKEINEPEKAETLENIKKRAGEGKQGALGYIKKE from the coding sequence ATGCTGGGAGAAACAGGAACAGGAAAAACAACCCTGATCAACACGATGATCAACTACATGTTAGGAGTAAAGAAAGAAGACAAGGTTTGGTTTGAGATCACAGATGACCAGAGTGACCGAACATCAGCTCAGAGTCAGACCTCCAACATCACTGTTTATGGGTTTTATCTACAAGAGAGTCCAATCCATCTGACAATCATCGACACACCAGGATACGGAGACACAGAGAGTGCTGAAGTGGATAAAGAGATCGCTGAGAGTTTGCTTAGTTTAAGTGAATCTGCAGAAGGCATTCATGAAGTAGATGCAGTGTGTCTGGTGATTAAAGCATCTCAGACTCGACTCTCTGACAGACAAATATACATGTTTGACGCTGTTCAGTCTTTATTTGGGAGAGATATTGCTGAAAACATTGTCTTGCTCATCACACACTCAGATGGATTTCAACCTAAAAATGTCCTGACGGCTGTTAAAGAGGCTAAAGTCAAGTGTGCAGTAGATGACAAGAAGAAGCCAGTGTATTTCCTGTTTGACAATCGTCAGGCAGAACCTGctgatgaagatgaagaagaagaaCGTGACCAGATGCTGGCTCAATCATGGAATCTCAGTTTTAAAGGAACGGCAGGTTTGTTCAAGTTTCTTGACAACATAAAACCAAAAACCCTGAAGATGACTCAAGAGGTTTTGCAGAAACGGAAGCAGTTGGAGGCAAATATCAATAATCTACAGGAGCGTGTTGAAATGACTGAACTAAAGCAAAATGAGCTGAAACAAACTCAAGAAGCTCTGGAGAAGAACAAGGAACATGTCAAGAACAATAAGAACTTTGAGTATGAAGTTGACGTGCCCTACAAAGAGAAGATTGATATTGATTATTCTCTAGCCAGTGTGGCGATGTGCTGCACCGTCTGTGAGGAGAACTGTCATTATCCAGGATGCTGGTGGGCCAGTAATCTCAAATGGTGCAGTGTGATGAAAGACAACCACTGTAGAGTGTGCACTAATAAATGCCACTACAGCAAACATGTCAAAgaagcaaaaatatataaaataaagacaAGAAAGGAGAAGAGGACAAATGAAGATTTAAAGAAGGAATATGATGGAAAGATTGGTGACAGTGAGTCTTTGGTCAAGAAGCTGGAAGAAGAACTGAAAGAattagagaaagagaaaataaaactgGTGAATGAATCTTTTCACTGTGTGGAAACTCTGCAGATGATCGCACTAAATCCTGATTCTCTGATCACACTTCTGCAGATTGATGTTCTGATTGAGAAACTGAAGGAAATAAATGAGCCTGAAAAGGCAGAAACACTGGAAAACATCAAGAAGAGAGCAGGAGAAGGAAAACAAGGAGCTCTGggatacataaaaaaagaatga